The Pochonia chlamydosporia 170 chromosome 3, whole genome shotgun sequence genome contains the following window.
AAAGTACCCACTACTTTCCCAATCAACAATTCCCGTAATCCTGCCGTTTTGAACAATAATGTTCTTTGAAGTCAGGTCGCCATGGGTAAAGGTGTACGGCCGAGCCGCTGGCATTCGTCGTCTCAGACGGTCTTGAATGTCTTGCGGCACATTCTTCAAGCCTTTGGCCATTTCATCCCAGAGCTGCTCGTCAGAGGTCAAAGGGCCATGGGGAATTCCATAGCCGTCACGGAACAGAAATGCGGAGTATACGGGCTGTTCGTTGATACTTTGTATTCTCGTCGAGCAGAGAGTCcgaagttgaaggagataTCCAACCATCTGCTTGGCGAAACTATCTTTATCAGTTTCAGATAAGCTCGGCCAAACCTCACTGAGCGGTGTGCCGGGTATGCGTTCCGTGATTAAGAAATGACGATCCCGGTCTGTCCAGTCATCAACGACTACAGGAATAGGTATGGTTGTGTTTTCGCGGATGAATCGAAGATTCTCGGCCTCTGAATTCGGAGGATGGCTAGACCTGTCTTTGATAATTCTCTGCGACCCAACTTTCCAAGCTGCTCGGTCACCGACGGCATAGAAAACTTTGACATTACTTTGATAGCCACAAGAGTCTTGACGCTCTGTAGTCCAGCTGCATGCAGCGCATGGTTCTTGTGCAGTCGACATAGTAGACACGAAAGGGTGCCGAAGATGTTACGAGCGGGAGCTATGGGGGCCGTCCAAGAACTTGATCGAGCAACTGTCGTACAGTTGGCACAGTTCGTgttgtggctggtggtg
Protein-coding sequences here:
- a CDS encoding protein kinase subdomain-containing protein (similar to Trichophyton rubrum CBS 118892 XP_003231335.1), yielding MSTAQEPCAACSWTTERQDSCGYQSNVKVFYAVGDRAAWKVGSQRIIKDRSSHPPNSEAENLRFIRENTTIPIPVVVDDWTDRDRHFLITERIPGTPLSEVWPSLSETDKDSFAKQMVGYLLQLRTLCSTRIQSINEQPVYSAFLFRDGYGIPHGPLTSDEQLWDEMAKGLKNVPQDIQDRLRRRMPAARPYTFTHGDLTSKNIIVQNGRITGIVDWESSGYFPVWWEFVSTAIVDSEHDRLWKDQLRGHMEDWGEGLQFWRCYYSLSRWPNVDEKLLQWLQ